The following coding sequences lie in one Bacteroides helcogenes P 36-108 genomic window:
- a CDS encoding glycosyltransferase — protein MKKILFIIPYVPYPLDSGGNQAFFNMVDYLRDKMSVSVLLNPGSGIQRENVEALKKLWPNVFFYIFTKKEVECGQLTVRHPFYYKWLGKAKASLERKMRRQRIVTKSVAEDYEDIIHRKSTLYVSAFAWLDPGYLKYVSQIANLGFDIIQVEFYELISLGYLLPDNVQTVFVHHELRYIRNENEMSLFKSVTDEDRMAFSVARDFEKDALLKYKHVIVLTEIDRQKLVEFMGREDNVHASPAVVRIEDLSVSMFVPATTHRLTFVGSEDHTPNLDAVIWFCKEIAPCLRKMGFNFKFQVIGRWKGSCVMNLLTVCPEMELVGYVENLGEFARGSIALVPIRIGSGMRMKILDAISADVPFVTTSKGVEGLDFCDGEECLKADSTTDFARAIVRLSDDCELQLNMSLRAKNKLKGLYNPQQMLERRLEIYTRIN, from the coding sequence ATGAAAAAGATTCTTTTTATTATTCCTTATGTTCCCTATCCGTTGGATTCGGGAGGTAATCAAGCATTTTTCAATATGGTGGACTATCTTCGTGATAAGATGTCTGTTTCGGTATTGCTCAATCCCGGCTCAGGTATCCAAAGGGAAAATGTAGAGGCATTGAAGAAGTTATGGCCGAATGTGTTCTTCTACATTTTTACAAAAAAAGAAGTGGAGTGCGGACAACTGACTGTGCGCCACCCTTTTTATTATAAATGGTTGGGTAAAGCGAAAGCTTCTCTTGAACGGAAAATGAGGAGACAAAGAATTGTTACGAAAAGTGTGGCAGAAGATTATGAGGACATCATTCATAGAAAATCAACTCTTTATGTATCTGCATTTGCATGGCTCGATCCGGGATATTTGAAATATGTAAGCCAAATAGCAAATTTGGGGTTTGACATTATCCAAGTGGAGTTTTATGAATTGATTTCATTAGGATATCTTCTGCCGGATAACGTACAGACTGTCTTCGTACACCACGAGCTGAGATACATTCGTAATGAAAATGAGATGTCACTTTTTAAGAGTGTGACAGATGAGGATCGTATGGCATTTTCTGTGGCAAGAGATTTTGAAAAAGACGCTTTATTGAAGTATAAGCATGTCATTGTATTGACGGAGATTGATCGACAGAAACTGGTGGAATTTATGGGACGTGAGGATAATGTCCATGCTTCGCCCGCAGTGGTGCGAATTGAAGATCTCTCTGTGTCCATGTTTGTACCTGCAACGACTCATAGGTTGACATTTGTTGGGAGCGAGGATCATACTCCTAATTTAGATGCGGTTATTTGGTTTTGCAAGGAAATAGCCCCTTGTTTACGTAAAATGGGATTTAACTTTAAGTTTCAGGTGATAGGCCGATGGAAAGGTTCGTGTGTAATGAACTTGCTCACTGTCTGTCCAGAAATGGAGTTGGTGGGATATGTAGAGAACTTGGGTGAGTTTGCCAGAGGGAGTATTGCACTCGTTCCTATTCGTATCGGCAGTGGGATGAGAATGAAGATTCTGGATGCCATATCTGCCGATGTTCCTTTTGTAACTACTTCTAAGGGTGTGGAAGGACTTGATTTCTGTGATGGTGAAGAATGCCTGAAGGCGGATTCCACCACCGATTTTGCCCGTGCTATTGTTCGGCTATCCGATGATTGCGAGTTGCAATTAAATATGTCACTCAGGGCAAAGAACAAACTGAAGGGATTGTACAATCCGCAGCAGATGCTGGAACGGCGTCTGGAAATTTACACTCGCATTAATTAA
- a CDS encoding glycosyltransferase family 2 protein, translating into MGEKLAIIIPAYKTRFLRKTLDSVAKQSCREFTVYVGDDASLEDIGGIVRSYSKELNIVYHRFECNLGRKDLPGHWDRCISLSTEPLIWLFSDDDIMPSDGVERVLEALRKYNGKPIFMRLPLMVVDADGKMVYKNPPFETKQISGYELLLDKLTGKISSAACEYVFSRDVWRQMGGFVKFPMAWCSDDATWVGFANYAGGVISLLGNPVCWRNAAGTNICNSACFDKEKLRATALFIRWIREHCTSHVKERRLQEALSAYIHTVLSRSVRYNFTLLDLGRICSILGDFSYAMALQVAFRHIFKTNLFRRK; encoded by the coding sequence ATGGGTGAGAAATTGGCTATAATTATACCGGCTTATAAGACTCGCTTTTTGAGGAAGACTTTGGATTCCGTTGCAAAACAGAGCTGTCGTGAGTTCACTGTATATGTCGGTGATGACGCAAGTCTTGAAGACATAGGGGGAATTGTCCGTAGTTACAGTAAAGAACTGAATATTGTCTATCATCGCTTTGAGTGTAATCTTGGGAGAAAAGATTTACCGGGACATTGGGACCGATGCATAAGTTTGTCAACTGAACCATTGATTTGGCTTTTTTCGGATGATGATATAATGCCTTCAGATGGAGTGGAAAGAGTGTTAGAGGCATTACGGAAGTATAATGGGAAACCCATATTCATGCGTCTGCCATTGATGGTAGTAGATGCCGATGGTAAGATGGTATATAAAAACCCGCCTTTTGAGACAAAACAAATTTCCGGATATGAATTATTATTGGATAAACTGACAGGGAAGATTAGTTCTGCTGCCTGTGAGTATGTTTTCAGCCGTGATGTCTGGAGGCAAATGGGAGGTTTTGTGAAGTTTCCGATGGCGTGGTGTTCGGATGATGCTACATGGGTGGGATTTGCGAATTATGCAGGTGGAGTTATTTCGTTGCTGGGTAATCCTGTCTGTTGGAGAAATGCGGCAGGCACAAATATTTGTAATTCTGCATGTTTTGACAAAGAGAAATTACGAGCTACAGCTTTGTTTATAAGATGGATAAGAGAGCATTGTACCTCTCACGTGAAGGAGCGACGGTTGCAGGAAGCATTAAGCGCATATATTCATACGGTTTTGTCTCGTTCCGTTCGTTACAATTTCACTTTACTGGATCTTGGGAGGATTTGCTCTATACTTGGTGATTTTAGTTATGCTATGGCTTTACAGGTAGCGTTTCGCCATATTTTCAAAACAAATTTATTTAGAAGAAAATGA
- a CDS encoding DUF4254 domain-containing protein produces the protein MNFTETCNRIFVQSVLDYHKTNDIDTPISNPYPLKSIEYYLYLKNWIDTVQWHLEDIIRNPEIDPVEALKLKRRIDRSNQDRTDLVELIDSYFLDKYKEVQVLPDAVINTESPAWAIDRLSILELKIYHMQQEAERTDTTPEHRTQCQTKLNILLEQQEDLSAAINQLITDIESGRRYMKVYKQMKMYNDPSLNPVLYGGKK, from the coding sequence ATGAATTTTACAGAAACTTGCAATCGCATCTTCGTACAGTCTGTCCTTGATTATCATAAGACAAATGATATTGACACTCCCATCAGTAACCCGTATCCGTTGAAAAGCATAGAATATTATCTCTATCTGAAGAATTGGATTGATACCGTACAGTGGCATCTGGAAGACATCATACGCAATCCAGAAATAGATCCGGTGGAAGCACTCAAACTAAAGAGAAGGATTGACAGATCCAATCAGGATCGTACAGACTTGGTAGAACTGATAGACAGCTATTTCCTCGACAAGTATAAAGAAGTGCAGGTATTGCCGGACGCAGTCATCAACACAGAAAGTCCTGCATGGGCCATAGACCGCCTGTCCATTCTTGAACTGAAGATATACCACATGCAACAAGAAGCAGAACGTACTGATACCACACCGGAGCATCGTACACAATGCCAGACAAAACTGAACATCCTGCTTGAACAGCAGGAAGACCTGTCCGCAGCCATCAACCAATTAATAACGGATATTGAAAGCGGGCGCAGATACATGAAGGTTTACAAACAGATGAAGATGTACAATGATCCGTCACTGAATCCGGTACTTTACGGCGGAAAGAAGTAA